The following proteins are co-located in the Thermus hydrothermalis genome:
- a CDS encoding TlyA family RNA methyltransferase, whose protein sequence is MRLDRYLVEKGLAESREKAKALIAQGKVLVEGKVVAKPAFPVPEGARVEVLEEARYVSRGAYKLLGALEAFPLEVAGKVAADLGASTGGFTQVLLERGARRVYAVDVGKGQLHPTLRQDPRVVSLEKQDARTLHLPEPVDFLVMDVSFISSTLLLPKVLDLLKPGGDALVLVKPQFELWPGAHKGVVREEALRREALRRVREKAEALGFRVLGEKESPLPGKEGNREVWLWLRRP, encoded by the coding sequence GTGCGCCTGGACCGGTACCTGGTGGAAAAGGGCCTTGCGGAAAGCCGGGAGAAGGCCAAAGCCCTCATCGCCCAGGGCAAGGTTCTTGTGGAGGGCAAGGTGGTGGCGAAGCCCGCCTTCCCTGTGCCCGAAGGGGCCCGGGTGGAGGTCCTGGAAGAGGCCCGCTACGTGAGCCGGGGTGCCTACAAGCTCCTGGGGGCCCTGGAGGCCTTTCCCTTGGAGGTGGCGGGCAAGGTGGCGGCGGACCTGGGGGCGAGCACGGGAGGCTTCACCCAGGTGCTCTTGGAAAGGGGGGCGAGGCGGGTCTACGCCGTGGACGTGGGGAAAGGGCAACTCCACCCCACCTTGCGCCAGGACCCCCGGGTGGTGAGCCTCGAGAAGCAGGACGCCCGCACCCTCCACCTCCCCGAGCCCGTGGACTTCTTGGTCATGGACGTGTCCTTCATCTCCTCCACCCTCCTCCTGCCCAAGGTCTTGGACCTTCTCAAGCCCGGGGGGGACGCCTTGGTCCTGGTCAAGCCCCAGTTTGAGCTCTGGCCTGGAGCCCACAAGGGGGTGGTGCGGGAGGAGGCCCTAAGGCGAGAGGCCCTCCGCCGGGTGCGGGAGAAGGCGGAAGCCTTGGGCTTCCGGGTGCTCGGGGAAAAGGAAAGCCCCCTCCCGGGCAAGGAGGGAAACCGGGAGGTCTGGCTTTGGCTCAGGCGCCCTTAA
- a CDS encoding aspartate-semialdehyde dehydrogenase encodes MRVAVVGATGAVGQEILKVLEARNFPLSDLRLYASPRSAGKRLAFRGEEIPVEPLPEGPLPADIVLASAGGALSKALAPLWVEGGAVVVDNSSAFRYEPWVPLVVPEVNREAIFRHQGIIANPNCTTAILAMALWPLHRAFRAKRVIVATYQAASGAGAKGMEELLRETHRYLHGETPEAQVFAHPLPFNVIPHIDTFQENGYTREEMKVVWETHKIFGDESIRISATAVRVPTLRAHAEAVSVEFAEPVTPEAAREVLRQAPGVEVVDEPLAKRYPMPLTASHKWDVEVGRIRQSLAFENGLDFFVVGDQLLKGAALNAVQIAEEWLKGA; translated from the coding sequence ATGAGGGTAGCCGTGGTGGGGGCCACGGGGGCCGTGGGGCAGGAGATCCTGAAGGTCCTCGAGGCCCGCAACTTTCCCCTAAGCGACCTTAGGCTCTACGCCTCCCCCCGCTCCGCCGGGAAGCGCCTGGCCTTCAGGGGGGAGGAAATCCCCGTGGAGCCCTTGCCGGAAGGCCCCTTGCCCGCCGATATCGTCCTGGCGAGCGCCGGCGGGGCCCTTTCCAAGGCCCTCGCCCCCCTTTGGGTGGAGGGGGGTGCGGTGGTGGTGGACAACTCCAGCGCCTTCCGCTACGAGCCCTGGGTGCCCCTGGTGGTGCCCGAGGTGAACCGGGAGGCCATCTTCCGCCACCAGGGGATCATCGCCAACCCCAACTGCACCACCGCCATCCTGGCCATGGCCCTTTGGCCCCTGCACCGGGCCTTCCGGGCCAAGCGGGTTATCGTGGCCACCTACCAGGCGGCCTCGGGGGCGGGGGCGAAGGGGATGGAGGAGCTTCTAAGGGAAACCCACCGCTATCTCCACGGGGAGACGCCAGAGGCCCAGGTCTTCGCCCACCCCCTTCCCTTCAACGTCATCCCCCACATAGACACCTTCCAGGAAAACGGCTACACCCGGGAGGAGATGAAGGTGGTGTGGGAAACCCACAAGATCTTCGGGGACGAGTCCATCCGCATCAGCGCCACCGCCGTGCGGGTACCCACCCTTAGGGCGCACGCGGAGGCGGTGAGCGTGGAGTTCGCCGAGCCCGTCACCCCCGAGGCGGCGCGGGAGGTCCTGCGGCAGGCCCCCGGGGTGGAGGTGGTGGACGAGCCTTTGGCCAAGCGCTACCCCATGCCCCTCACCGCCAGCCACAAGTGGGACGTGGAGGTGGGGCGGATCCGCCAAAGCCTCGCCTTTGAGAACGGCCTGGACTTCTTCGTGGTGGGGGACCAGCTCCTGAAGGGGGCCGCCCTCAACGCCGTGCAGATCGCCGAGGAATGGCTTAAGGGCGCCTGA